Proteins encoded within one genomic window of Mycolicibacterium monacense:
- a CDS encoding radical SAM protein has protein sequence MTAGMGLRGDRLHRYVTAYCPHCHDEAPERPLADVERLSGRLVERDGRVWLERGCRSHGLVRTLYDEVPEILSYLEEWTAPTKVHTPDVPGNFDPIPQAYLRGLPEMQTQHTCILLQDISDTCNLRCPTCFTESSPDLRNVVPVAEVLANVDQRLRRENGRLDVVMLSGGEPTLHPRLAELLTELVDRPITRILVNTNGVRIATDDALLDLLTAHRERVEVYLQYDGLSEAAHRHHRGGDLRRIKRAALQRLSEREIFTTLVMTTALGVNDDEIGDMVRLALATPYVGGLTIQPQFGSGRSGDIDPQHRLTHTGVLSRLGPQTGGAVTWRDLTALPCSHPHCCSVGYLIRDDNDQWRSLVALIGHDNLKEKLGLVANRIADSEIPRQLRMAVQESLLGLLSEQSSLSHPQIGDIWQIICQSCDLGMSTLLTLASSALPGRRRKVRRLLGERVVRITVKPFMDMSTMIEERLVQCCVHVGTRSAQDQCAPFCAVQAWPALARQRLSATAGAALPIVAVR, from the coding sequence ATGACCGCCGGCATGGGTCTGCGCGGTGACCGCTTGCACCGCTACGTCACCGCCTACTGCCCGCACTGCCACGACGAGGCCCCCGAACGCCCACTGGCCGACGTGGAACGGCTCAGCGGCCGACTCGTCGAACGCGACGGCCGCGTATGGCTCGAACGGGGCTGCCGCAGCCACGGTCTGGTACGCACGCTCTACGACGAGGTGCCCGAGATCCTGTCCTACCTGGAGGAGTGGACGGCGCCGACGAAGGTCCACACCCCCGACGTGCCGGGCAACTTCGACCCGATTCCCCAGGCGTACCTGCGCGGTCTGCCGGAGATGCAGACCCAGCACACCTGCATCCTCCTGCAGGACATCTCCGACACCTGCAACCTACGCTGCCCCACCTGCTTCACCGAGTCCTCACCCGACCTGCGCAACGTGGTGCCCGTCGCCGAGGTGCTGGCCAACGTCGATCAACGCCTGCGGCGCGAGAACGGCCGCCTCGACGTGGTCATGCTCAGCGGCGGCGAACCCACCCTCCACCCCCGGCTGGCCGAGCTGCTCACCGAACTCGTCGACCGCCCGATCACCCGGATCCTGGTCAACACCAACGGTGTCCGCATCGCCACCGACGACGCCCTGCTCGACCTGCTGACCGCCCACCGCGAACGTGTCGAGGTGTACCTGCAGTACGACGGGCTCTCCGAGGCGGCGCACCGGCACCACCGCGGCGGCGATCTGCGCCGGATCAAACGTGCGGCGCTGCAACGCCTCTCGGAGCGGGAGATCTTCACCACGCTGGTCATGACGACCGCACTGGGCGTCAACGACGACGAGATCGGGGACATGGTCCGCCTCGCACTGGCCACCCCGTACGTCGGCGGGTTGACCATCCAACCGCAGTTCGGTTCCGGCAGATCGGGTGACATCGACCCGCAGCACCGCCTCACCCACACCGGTGTGCTCAGCCGACTCGGCCCGCAGACCGGCGGTGCGGTGACGTGGCGGGATCTCACCGCGCTGCCGTGCTCACACCCGCATTGCTGCTCCGTCGGCTATCTGATCCGCGACGACAACGACCAGTGGCGCTCGCTCGTCGCGCTCATCGGGCACGACAACCTCAAGGAGAAACTCGGCCTGGTGGCCAACCGCATCGCCGACTCCGAAATCCCCCGGCAACTGCGGATGGCCGTGCAGGAATCGCTGCTCGGCCTGCTGTCCGAACAGTCCTCGCTGTCACATCCCCAGATCGGCGACATCTGGCAGATCATCTGCCAGAGTTGCGATCTCGGCATGTCGACGCTGCTGACCCTGGCCTCCTCCGCGCTCCCCGGGCGACGGCGCAAGGTACGGCGCCTGCTCGGTGAGCGCGTCGTCCGGATCACCGTCAAACCCTTCATGGACATGTCGACGATGATCGAGGAACGCCTCGTGCAGTGCTGCGTACACGTCGGCACCCGCAGCGCACAGGACCAGTGCGCCCCGTTCTGCGCGGTGCAGGCGTGGCCGGCCCTGGCGCGCCAACGGCTTTCGGCCACCGCCGGTGCGGCGCTGCCGATCGTCGCGGTGCGCTAG
- a CDS encoding Ppx/GppA phosphatase family protein has product MVRVAAVDCGTNSIRLLIADAAEGRLTDVHREMRIVRLGQGVDATGEFAPDALARTQGALAAYAELMRAYEVARVRMVATSAARDVANRDAFFQMTADVLGEVVDGAVAEVITGTEEAELSFRGAVAELDPADGPFVVVDLGGGSTEVVVGRDRVDASFSADIGCVRLTERCLHSDPPTAEEVSAAREFIRGALDEALQQVPVQGARTWVGVAGTMTTLAALAHRMTTYDSEAIHLSRVGFRSLLEVCDELIAMTRQQRAALGPMHEGRVDVIGGGAIIVEELARELGERAGINELVVSEHDILDGIALSIA; this is encoded by the coding sequence GTGGTTAGGGTGGCGGCGGTCGACTGCGGGACCAACTCGATCCGGTTGCTGATCGCCGATGCCGCCGAGGGCCGGCTGACCGATGTGCACCGGGAGATGCGCATCGTGCGGCTGGGCCAAGGTGTCGACGCCACAGGCGAATTCGCGCCGGACGCATTGGCCCGCACCCAGGGTGCGCTGGCCGCGTACGCGGAGTTGATGCGCGCCTACGAGGTGGCGAGGGTGCGGATGGTCGCGACGTCGGCGGCCCGCGACGTCGCCAACCGCGATGCGTTCTTCCAGATGACCGCCGACGTGCTGGGTGAGGTGGTCGACGGGGCGGTGGCCGAGGTCATCACGGGCACCGAGGAAGCCGAGTTGTCGTTCCGCGGCGCGGTGGCCGAACTCGACCCGGCGGACGGGCCGTTCGTCGTCGTCGACCTCGGCGGCGGGTCGACGGAGGTCGTGGTGGGCCGGGACCGGGTGGACGCGAGCTTCTCGGCCGACATCGGCTGTGTGCGGCTGACGGAGCGGTGCCTGCACTCGGATCCGCCGACGGCCGAGGAGGTGTCGGCCGCGCGGGAGTTCATCCGCGGCGCGCTCGACGAGGCGCTGCAGCAGGTGCCCGTGCAGGGGGCGCGGACCTGGGTCGGCGTGGCGGGGACCATGACGACGCTCGCGGCGCTGGCGCATCGGATGACGACGTACGACTCCGAGGCAATTCACCTGTCGCGGGTGGGTTTTCGCTCACTGCTGGAGGTGTGCGACGAGCTCATCGCGATGACGCGTCAGCAGCGGGCGGCGCTGGGTCCGATGCACGAGGGGCGCGTCGACGTGATCGGCGGCGGCGCGATCATCGTCGAGGAACTGGCGCGTGAACTCGGCGAGCGGGCCGGGATCAACGAACTGGTCGTCAGCGAACACGACATCCTCGACGGCATCGCGCTGTCGATCGCCTAG